One window of Streptomyces sp. SUK 48 genomic DNA carries:
- a CDS encoding Zn-dependent alcohol dehydrogenase, which produces MAVRAAVLPAVGAPLEITGIELPEPGPGQVRVRLAAAGVCHSDLSLSDGTMSVPVPAVLGHEGAGTVVAVGPDVAHVSPGDPVVLNWAPACGTCHACSLGEVWLCADALNGAAAVHAHAADGTPLHPGLNVAAFAEETVVSASCVLPLPDGVPLTEAALLGCAVLTGYGAIHHSARVRPGESVAVFGAGGVGLATLQSARIAGASRIIAVDVSPAKEELARAAGATDFLLATTTTPREIRARTGRQGVDVAVECAGRAVSIRAAWESTRRGGRTTVVGIGGKDQQVTFNALELFHWGRTLSGCVYGNSDPARDLPVLAGHVRAGRLDLAALVTERIGLEDIPAAFENMRAGKGGRALVVF; this is translated from the coding sequence ATGGCCGTACGAGCCGCTGTCCTTCCCGCCGTCGGCGCACCCCTGGAGATAACCGGCATCGAGCTGCCCGAACCCGGCCCCGGACAGGTCCGGGTCCGGCTCGCGGCGGCCGGGGTGTGCCACTCCGACCTGTCCCTGTCCGACGGCACGATGAGCGTGCCGGTGCCCGCGGTCCTCGGCCACGAGGGCGCCGGGACGGTCGTCGCCGTCGGCCCGGACGTCGCCCATGTCTCGCCCGGGGACCCCGTCGTCCTCAACTGGGCGCCCGCGTGCGGGACCTGTCACGCCTGCTCGCTCGGCGAGGTCTGGCTGTGCGCCGACGCGCTGAACGGCGCGGCCGCCGTCCACGCCCACGCCGCCGACGGCACCCCGCTGCACCCCGGTCTGAACGTCGCCGCGTTCGCCGAGGAGACCGTGGTGTCCGCGTCCTGCGTGCTGCCGCTGCCGGACGGTGTCCCGCTGACCGAGGCCGCGCTCCTCGGCTGCGCCGTGCTCACCGGGTACGGCGCGATCCACCACTCGGCGCGGGTACGGCCCGGTGAGAGCGTCGCCGTGTTCGGGGCGGGCGGGGTCGGGCTCGCCACGCTCCAGTCGGCCCGGATCGCGGGCGCGTCCCGGATCATCGCCGTCGACGTCTCCCCGGCCAAGGAGGAGCTCGCGCGGGCCGCCGGCGCCACGGACTTCCTTCTCGCCACCACGACCACGCCCCGTGAGATCCGCGCCCGCACCGGCAGGCAGGGCGTGGACGTCGCCGTCGAGTGCGCGGGCCGCGCGGTCAGCATCCGTGCGGCCTGGGAGTCCACGCGGCGGGGCGGCCGTACGACGGTCGTCGGCATCGGCGGAAAGGACCAGCAGGTCACCTTCAACGCCCTGGAACTCTTCCACTGGGGCCGCACCCTCTCCGGCTGCGTCTACGGCAACAGCGACCCGGCCCGGGATCTGCCGGTGCTGGCCGGGCATGTCCGCGCGGGCCGCCTGGACCTGGCCGCGCTGGTCACGGAACGGATCGGACTGGAGGACATCCCCGCCGCCTTCGAGAACATGAGGGCGGGGAAGGGCGGACGGGCGCTGGTGGTGTTCTGA
- a CDS encoding winged helix-turn-helix domain-containing protein translates to MTRIEDPRAAGLAALAGLFADETRAVCLLALLDGRAWTAGELARHAGVAASTLSEHLGKLVAGGLLAEDRQGRHRYVRLADARVATLVEDLAARVPPVAGREAARSLRASSAGAAMARGRTCYDHLAGRLGIALTDALTARGLLRQDTGFALTDPGLEWFAAAGISLAPGGRRPLARGCLDWTERRPHLAGVAGAALCRHALDAGWCERIGSGRAVRVTREGQRVLSALLGIAPDALG, encoded by the coding sequence ATGACCAGGATCGAGGACCCCCGGGCCGCGGGGCTCGCGGCGCTGGCCGGGCTGTTCGCGGACGAGACCCGGGCCGTGTGTCTGCTGGCCCTGCTGGACGGGCGGGCCTGGACGGCGGGCGAACTGGCGCGCCACGCCGGGGTGGCCGCCTCCACGCTGAGCGAGCATCTGGGCAAGCTGGTGGCGGGCGGCCTGCTCGCGGAGGACCGCCAGGGGCGGCACCGGTACGTACGGCTGGCGGACGCGCGGGTGGCGACGCTGGTGGAGGACCTCGCAGCGCGGGTGCCCCCGGTGGCGGGGCGGGAGGCGGCGCGTTCCCTGCGCGCGTCGAGCGCGGGGGCGGCGATGGCGCGGGGGCGTACGTGTTACGACCATCTCGCGGGGCGGCTCGGGATCGCGCTGACGGACGCGTTGACCGCGCGGGGGCTGCTGCGCCAGGACACGGGCTTCGCGCTGACGGACCCGGGGCTGGAGTGGTTCGCGGCGGCGGGGATCTCCCTGGCGCCGGGCGGCCGGCGTCCGCTGGCCCGCGGGTGCCTCGACTGGACGGAGCGCCGCCCGCACCTGGCCGGGGTGGCGGGGGCGGCGCTGTGCCGGCACGCGCTGGACGCGGGGTGGTGCGAGCGGATCGGGAGCGGGCGGGCGGTCCGGGTGACCCGGGAGGGGCAGCGGGTGCTGTCCGCGCTGCTCGGCATCGCCCCGGACGCCCTGGGCTGA
- a CDS encoding TetR/AcrR family transcriptional regulator — protein MARPRKPLLSTDRIVRTARELVDREGLAAVSTRRLAAELGVSGPSLYNHFRTKDEILEAVADSVSALVDLSMFEDGRAWRTALRDWAVSYRAALRAHPNIVPVLARGPGRRPAALRVADAAYGAMVDAGWPPAQATSIGALMRYFIMGSALGSFAGGFVDDASAYDPADYPHLGQAHLLAEQQEKIDERAFETGLSALLDGLAQQYERVGQGA, from the coding sequence ATGGCCCGACCGCGCAAGCCCCTGCTCAGCACCGACCGGATCGTCCGGACGGCCCGCGAACTCGTGGACCGGGAGGGGCTGGCGGCCGTCTCCACCCGCCGGCTCGCCGCGGAGCTGGGGGTGAGCGGGCCCTCGCTGTACAACCACTTCCGCACGAAGGACGAGATCCTGGAGGCGGTCGCGGACTCGGTGAGCGCGCTGGTCGACCTGTCGATGTTCGAGGACGGCCGGGCGTGGCGGACCGCGCTGCGCGACTGGGCCGTCTCCTACCGGGCCGCGCTGCGCGCCCACCCCAACATCGTCCCCGTGCTCGCCCGCGGCCCCGGGCGCCGGCCGGCCGCACTGCGGGTGGCGGACGCGGCGTACGGCGCGATGGTCGACGCGGGCTGGCCGCCGGCGCAGGCCACGTCCATCGGGGCGCTGATGCGGTACTTCATCATGGGCTCCGCGCTCGGCTCCTTCGCCGGCGGCTTCGTGGACGACGCGAGCGCGTACGACCCGGCCGACTATCCGCATCTCGGGCAGGCCCATCTCCTCGCGGAACAGCAGGAGAAGATCGACGAGCGGGCGTTCGAGACGGGCCTGAGCGCGCTGCTGGACGGGCTGGCGCAACAGTACGAGCGGGTGGGCCAGGGGGCCTAG
- a CDS encoding acyl-CoA dehydrogenase family protein, with translation MNLGLSDEQAAVRRLARDFVTREIAPHVIAWDRAEEVDRGIVKKLGEIGFLGLTVPEEYGGSGGDHLSYCLVTEELGRGDSSVRGIVSVSLGLVAKTIAAWGDEEQKRRWLPGLTAGESVGCFGLTEPGTGSDAGNLTTRAVRDGDEYVVNGTKMFITNGTWADVVLLFARSTDAPGHKGVSAFLVPADTPGLSRRPIHGKLGLRGQATAELVLEDVRVPATAMLGEEGKGFSIAMSALAKGRMSVAAGCVGIARAALDAAVGYAGEREQFGKPIARHQLVQELISDIAVDVDAARLLTWRVADLIDRGEPFAVESSKAKLFASEAAVRAANNALQVFGGYGYIDEYPVGKLLRDARVMTLYEGTSQIQKLLIGRSLTGVSAF, from the coding sequence GTGAACCTGGGGCTCAGCGACGAGCAGGCGGCCGTACGGCGGCTCGCGCGGGACTTCGTGACCCGTGAGATCGCCCCGCACGTGATCGCCTGGGACCGGGCCGAGGAGGTCGACCGGGGCATCGTGAAGAAGCTCGGCGAGATCGGCTTCCTCGGGCTGACGGTCCCGGAGGAGTACGGCGGCAGCGGCGGCGACCACCTGTCGTACTGCCTGGTCACCGAGGAGCTGGGCCGCGGCGACTCCTCGGTGCGCGGCATCGTCTCCGTCTCCCTCGGTCTCGTCGCCAAGACGATCGCGGCCTGGGGCGACGAGGAGCAGAAGCGGCGCTGGCTGCCGGGGCTGACCGCGGGCGAGTCCGTGGGCTGCTTCGGCCTCACCGAGCCCGGCACCGGCTCCGACGCGGGCAACCTCACCACCCGCGCGGTCCGCGACGGCGACGAGTACGTCGTCAACGGCACCAAGATGTTCATCACCAACGGCACCTGGGCGGACGTCGTCCTGCTCTTCGCCCGCTCCACCGACGCCCCGGGCCACAAGGGTGTGAGCGCCTTCCTGGTGCCGGCCGACACGCCCGGCCTGAGCCGCCGCCCGATCCACGGCAAGCTCGGCCTGCGCGGCCAGGCGACCGCCGAACTCGTCCTGGAGGACGTGCGGGTGCCCGCCACCGCCATGCTGGGCGAGGAGGGCAAGGGCTTCTCGATCGCCATGTCCGCGCTCGCCAAGGGCCGGATGTCGGTGGCGGCGGGCTGTGTCGGGATAGCCCGGGCCGCGCTGGACGCGGCCGTCGGGTACGCGGGGGAGCGCGAGCAGTTCGGCAAGCCGATCGCCCGCCACCAGCTGGTGCAGGAGCTGATCAGCGACATCGCCGTGGACGTGGACGCGGCCCGGCTGCTGACCTGGCGGGTAGCCGATCTGATCGACCGCGGCGAGCCGTTCGCCGTCGAGTCCTCCAAGGCCAAGCTGTTCGCCTCCGAGGCCGCGGTCCGCGCCGCCAACAACGCGCTCCAGGTCTTCGGCGGCTACGGCTACATCGACGAGTACCCGGTCGGCAAACTCCTGCGCGACGCCCGCGTGATGACCCTCTACGAGGGCACCAGCCAGATCCAGAAGCTGCTCATCGGCCGCTCCCTGACCGGGGTCTCGGCGTTCTGA
- a CDS encoding YiaA/YiaB family inner membrane protein — protein MSDTSVKQQSTAAFYGQSVASFAIAMAATSIGIFRLDTDAWVRAFLAIAVLYLVTSAFTLAKVIRDRQEAGQIVSRVDQARLDKLLAEHDPFAEKL, from the coding sequence ATGAGTGACACATCGGTCAAACAGCAGAGCACGGCCGCCTTCTACGGCCAGTCCGTCGCGTCCTTCGCCATCGCCATGGCGGCCACGTCCATCGGCATCTTCCGGCTGGACACCGACGCATGGGTGCGCGCGTTCCTCGCGATCGCCGTCCTGTACCTCGTCACCTCCGCCTTCACCCTCGCCAAGGTGATCCGGGACCGCCAGGAGGCCGGACAGATCGTCAGCCGGGTCGACCAGGCCCGGCTCGACAAGCTCCTCGCCGAGCACGACCCCTTCGCCGAGAAGCTCTGA
- a CDS encoding TetR/AcrR family transcriptional regulator, producing the protein MSTAAETTGGEAEPWEEVTPDAARRLLVAAVEAFAERGYHATTTRDIAGRAGMSPAALYIHYKTKEELLHRISRIGHDKALDILRTAARREGPATERLADAVSSFVRWHAGRRTTARVVQYELDALGPEARAEILGLRRQVDAEVRGIVEDGVAAGEFDVLDVQGTTLAVLSLCIDVARWFNIDGPRTPEAVGELYAELVLRMVGAKQPRPAAAPDSYR; encoded by the coding sequence ATGAGTACGGCGGCGGAGACGACCGGCGGCGAGGCGGAGCCGTGGGAGGAGGTCACCCCTGACGCGGCCCGGCGGCTGCTGGTGGCCGCCGTGGAAGCCTTCGCCGAGCGCGGGTACCACGCGACGACCACCCGGGACATCGCGGGCCGCGCCGGAATGAGCCCCGCCGCGCTCTACATCCACTACAAGACCAAGGAAGAGCTGCTCCACCGGATCAGCCGCATCGGTCACGACAAGGCCCTCGACATCCTGCGCACCGCGGCCCGCCGCGAGGGCCCCGCGACGGAGCGGCTCGCCGACGCCGTCAGCTCCTTCGTCCGCTGGCACGCCGGCCGGCGCACCACCGCCCGGGTCGTGCAGTACGAGCTCGACGCCCTCGGCCCCGAGGCCCGCGCCGAGATCCTCGGGCTGCGCCGGCAGGTCGATGCCGAGGTGCGCGGGATCGTCGAGGACGGCGTCGCCGCGGGCGAGTTCGACGTGCTGGACGTCCAGGGCACCACGCTCGCCGTGCTGTCGCTGTGCATCGACGTGGCCCGCTGGTTCAACATCGACGGGCCGCGTACGCCGGAGGCGGTCGGCGAGCTGTACGCCGAGCTGGTGCTGCGGATGGTCGGGGCGAAGCAGCCCCGGCCCGCGGCGGCTCCGGACTCCTACAGGTAG
- a CDS encoding MaoC family dehydratase: MAEPRIFTSPAELRAAVGEQLGHTDWLEVDQKRIDLFAEATGDHQWIHVDPEKAAAGPFGTTIAHGYLTLSLLPLFGPQLIRVEGVRMGVNYGTNKVRFPAPVPVGSRLRATATITGVEDVKGGVQVAVAFTVEREGGDKPVCVAESVSRYYL, encoded by the coding sequence ATGGCAGAACCGAGGATCTTCACCTCCCCCGCCGAGCTGAGGGCGGCCGTGGGCGAGCAGCTGGGGCACACCGACTGGCTGGAGGTCGACCAGAAGCGGATCGATCTGTTCGCCGAGGCCACCGGGGACCACCAGTGGATCCACGTGGACCCGGAGAAGGCCGCCGCGGGGCCGTTCGGGACGACCATCGCGCACGGCTACCTCACCCTGTCGCTGCTGCCGCTCTTCGGCCCCCAGCTCATCCGGGTCGAGGGCGTGAGGATGGGCGTCAACTACGGCACCAACAAGGTCCGCTTCCCCGCCCCCGTCCCCGTCGGCTCCCGGCTGCGCGCCACCGCGACGATCACCGGCGTCGAGGACGTCAAGGGCGGTGTGCAGGTCGCCGTCGCCTTCACCGTGGAGCGCGAGGGCGGCGACAAGCCGGTGTGCGTGGCGGAGTCGGTGTCCCGCTACTACCTGTAG
- the soxR gene encoding redox-sensitive transcriptional activator SoxR, with amino-acid sequence MPQIPEKIHELTVGQLSARSGAAVSALHFYEAKGLIASRRTGGNQRRFSRDTLRRVAFIRAAQRVGIPLATIRSALAELPEERTPTREDWARLSEAWRSELEERITQLNRLRDHLTDCIGCGCLSLDTCVLSNPDDAFGQRRAGSRLMAEGR; translated from the coding sequence GTGCCGCAGATTCCCGAGAAGATCCATGAGCTGACCGTCGGCCAGCTGTCCGCGCGCAGCGGTGCCGCCGTGTCCGCGCTGCACTTCTACGAGGCCAAGGGCCTGATCGCCAGCCGCCGCACCGGGGGCAACCAGCGCCGGTTCAGCCGGGACACGCTGCGCCGGGTGGCGTTCATCCGGGCGGCGCAGCGTGTCGGCATCCCCCTCGCCACGATCCGCTCCGCGCTGGCCGAGCTGCCGGAGGAGCGGACGCCGACCCGGGAGGACTGGGCGCGCCTCTCGGAGGCGTGGCGCTCGGAGCTGGAGGAGCGGATCACCCAGCTCAACCGGCTGCGGGACCACCTGACCGACTGCATCGGGTGCGGATGCCTGTCGCTGGACACCTGTGTGCTGTCCAACCCGGACGACGCCTTCGGTCAGCGGCGGGCGGGATCGCGGCTGATGGCGGAGGGCCGCTGA
- a CDS encoding RNA ligase (ATP), translating into MSTLRVTAEVLTVREHPNADALELAQVGLYRAVVAKGAFRSGEAALYIPEQAVLPDELIEELGLTARLAGSAANRVRAVRLRGELSQGIVCRPEALDGVDLAAAAVRGTDFAERLGITKWVPPIPPTMNGEVEQAPELLPWVDIENIQRYPDVFAPGEPVVLTEKLHGSACLLTYVADEGRVHVSSKGFGARSLALREDPRNLYWRAVRAHGVPEAAARLAERLGARRIGVFGEVYGAGVQDLTYGADGRRETLGYAVFDVSAEIGGTVRWLDTGVLDGELPVVPRLYEGPYDIDRVLSVASGRETVSGRGLHLREGVVIRPATERYSAVTGGRAIAKAVSPAYLTRKGGTEYE; encoded by the coding sequence ATGTCCACGCTGCGGGTGACCGCCGAGGTGCTGACCGTCCGTGAGCACCCGAACGCCGACGCGCTGGAGCTGGCGCAGGTGGGGCTGTACCGGGCCGTGGTGGCCAAGGGGGCGTTCCGCAGCGGGGAGGCGGCGCTGTACATCCCCGAGCAGGCCGTGCTCCCGGACGAGCTGATCGAGGAGCTGGGGCTGACCGCAAGGCTCGCGGGGAGCGCGGCCAACCGGGTCAGGGCGGTGCGGCTGCGCGGCGAGCTGTCCCAGGGCATCGTGTGCCGGCCGGAAGCGCTCGACGGCGTCGATCTCGCGGCCGCGGCCGTCCGGGGCACGGACTTCGCGGAGCGGCTCGGCATCACCAAATGGGTGCCGCCCATCCCGCCCACCATGAACGGCGAGGTGGAGCAGGCGCCCGAGCTGCTGCCCTGGGTCGACATCGAGAACATCCAGCGCTACCCGGACGTCTTCGCGCCCGGCGAGCCGGTGGTGCTCACCGAGAAGCTGCACGGCTCGGCCTGCCTGCTGACGTACGTCGCCGACGAGGGGCGGGTGCACGTCTCCTCCAAGGGCTTCGGCGCCAGGTCGCTGGCGCTCAGGGAGGACCCCCGCAACCTGTACTGGCGCGCCGTGCGCGCCCACGGCGTCCCCGAGGCCGCCGCCCGCCTCGCCGAACGGCTCGGGGCGCGCCGGATCGGCGTCTTCGGCGAGGTGTACGGCGCGGGCGTCCAGGACCTGACGTACGGCGCCGACGGCCGCCGGGAGACCCTGGGATACGCGGTGTTCGACGTCTCGGCCGAGATCGGGGGCACCGTGCGCTGGCTGGACACCGGCGTACTGGACGGCGAACTGCCGGTGGTGCCCCGGCTGTACGAGGGGCCGTACGACATCGACCGGGTGCTCTCGGTCGCGAGCGGCCGGGAGACCGTCTCCGGCCGCGGACTGCACCTGCGCGAGGGCGTGGTGATACGGCCGGCCACCGAGCGGTACAGCGCGGTGACCGGCGGCCGCGCGATCGCGAAGGCGGTGAGTCCGGCGTATCTGACCCGCAAGGGCGGCACGGAGTACGAGTGA
- a CDS encoding 3-keto-5-aminohexanoate cleavage protein, which translates to MVQACLNGNRTAEHGAAVPMSPGDLARSAAGAVAAGATEIHVHPKCPCGHDSLSPRVLTPVLEALRAEVAVPIGVTTGAWAEPDPAARLARVRSWPALPDVASVNWHEPGAEELAALLLERGVAVEAGIWSGTDGAARFTGSPLGPRVLRVLAEVTDTDPVTAETSARTLLTALGEAHGRPLLLHGEESGAWPVLRLAGRLGLATRIGLEDTLDLPDGERAGSNARLVAEGLLQYGAARRAS; encoded by the coding sequence ATGGTGCAGGCATGTCTGAACGGAAACCGTACCGCCGAGCACGGCGCGGCCGTCCCGATGTCACCGGGGGACCTGGCGCGCTCCGCCGCGGGCGCCGTCGCGGCCGGGGCCACGGAGATCCATGTCCATCCCAAGTGCCCCTGCGGGCACGACAGCCTCTCCCCGCGTGTCCTGACCCCGGTCCTGGAAGCGCTGCGCGCCGAGGTCGCGGTGCCGATCGGGGTGACCACCGGCGCCTGGGCCGAACCCGACCCCGCCGCACGGCTCGCCCGGGTGCGCTCCTGGCCGGCGCTGCCCGACGTCGCCTCGGTCAACTGGCATGAACCGGGCGCGGAAGAACTGGCCGCCCTGCTGCTGGAGCGGGGCGTGGCCGTCGAGGCGGGCATCTGGTCCGGCACGGACGGCGCGGCCCGCTTCACCGGCTCCCCCCTCGGCCCCCGGGTGCTGCGCGTCCTCGCCGAGGTCACGGACACGGACCCGGTCACGGCCGAGACCTCGGCCCGCACCCTTCTGACCGCCCTGGGCGAGGCCCACGGCCGCCCCCTCCTCCTGCACGGCGAGGAGAGCGGCGCCTGGCCCGTCCTGCGCCTGGCCGGCCGCCTCGGTCTCGCGACCCGCATCGGCCTGGAGGACACCCTGGACCTGCCGGACGGCGAACGGGCCGGTTCCAACGCCCGGTTGGTGGCGGAGGGGCTGCTCCAGTACGGGGCGGCCCGGCGCGCGTCCTAG